Proteins encoded by one window of Haloarcula pelagica:
- a CDS encoding universal stress protein yields the protein MYERVLVATDGSEPANRAVDHALSLARKHGSEVHALAVVDTGRYGEPALSSSELVIDELEDRANEVLSTIRSQGDEAGIEVVTRCVHGVPHDEIVSYGESIDADVVILGSHGLSHTGHHIGSVADRVARSTTRPLMLT from the coding sequence ATGTACGAGCGTGTTCTCGTCGCCACCGACGGCAGTGAGCCAGCGAACAGAGCGGTCGATCACGCGTTGAGCCTCGCACGGAAACACGGCTCCGAGGTCCACGCGCTCGCGGTCGTCGACACCGGCCGCTACGGCGAACCGGCGCTTAGCAGCAGCGAACTGGTCATCGACGAGCTGGAAGACCGTGCGAACGAAGTCCTGTCGACGATCCGCTCGCAGGGAGACGAGGCCGGCATCGAGGTAGTGACGAGGTGTGTCCACGGGGTTCCACACGACGAGATCGTGAGCTACGGGGAGTCGATCGACGCCGATGTCGTGATTCTTGGCTCACACGGGCTCTCACACACCGGCCACCACATCGGGAGTGTCGCGGATCGGGTCGCCCGCTCGACCACCCGACCGCTGATGCTGACCTAA
- a CDS encoding NAD(P)H-binding protein, with protein MRVLVTGASGFVGGHLVPALVDAGHTVVAMVRDSDRYDPPPGVDVYEGDVLDPGLTLPTVDAAYYLIHSMAADGDFSELDRRAARNFVAAADAAGIDRIVYLGGLGEDDADLSEHLRSRREVERLLGEGAASLTVLRAAIIIGDGSASFAVIRQLVERLPVMVTPSWVRTDCQPIYIDDVIAYLVGVLAEPATAGRTFEIGGPEVLTYQEILVRTASIHVGRRPLIVPVPVLSPGLSARWLGLVTDVPVSVAKPLVDGLKNRVVVTDDSITDLVDVELTPFAEAVRLALDAGADRHRERAPA; from the coding sequence ATGCGCGTCCTCGTGACGGGAGCGAGCGGGTTCGTCGGCGGGCATCTCGTCCCGGCGTTAGTCGACGCTGGTCACACGGTCGTCGCGATGGTCCGTGACAGCGACCGATACGATCCGCCGCCGGGCGTCGACGTGTACGAGGGCGATGTCCTCGACCCCGGCCTCACGCTTCCCACCGTCGACGCGGCGTACTACTTGATCCACTCGATGGCCGCCGACGGCGACTTCTCGGAACTCGACCGACGGGCCGCGCGGAACTTCGTCGCCGCGGCGGACGCCGCCGGAATCGACCGGATCGTCTACCTGGGTGGCCTCGGAGAGGACGACGCGGACCTCTCGGAACACCTGCGGTCCAGACGTGAGGTCGAACGACTCCTGGGCGAGGGTGCAGCCTCGCTGACGGTTCTCAGAGCCGCGATCATCATCGGTGACGGCTCGGCGAGTTTCGCCGTCATCCGACAGCTCGTCGAACGACTCCCCGTAATGGTGACACCGAGTTGGGTCCGGACGGACTGCCAGCCGATCTATATCGACGACGTGATCGCCTACCTCGTCGGTGTCCTGGCGGAACCGGCGACGGCCGGCCGGACGTTCGAGATCGGCGGCCCGGAGGTGCTCACCTACCAGGAGATACTCGTCCGGACGGCGTCGATTCACGTGGGGCGTCGACCGCTGATCGTCCCGGTACCCGTGTTGTCGCCGGGTCTCTCCGCACGCTGGCTCGGACTGGTCACCGACGTGCCCGTCAGTGTCGCGAAGCCGCTGGTCGACGGACTGAAAAACAGGGTCGTGGTCACCGACGACAGTATTACTGACCTCGTCGATGTCGAGTTGACACCCTTCGCGGAGGCCGTGCGGTTGGCACTCGACGCTGGCGCCGACCGGCATCGCGAGCGTGCACCGGCCTGA
- a CDS encoding orc1/cdc6 family replication initiation protein, protein MLLEFDEQEGLIRDRSLIDPNHVVEEDRIVGRDKQLQEVTKMLRVALGDNRPPNLFLYGPSGTGKSLITKAVCKNISRICESRDIRFGTVEVNCQDIDTLGVGVYELACRAADEANVEVEVPKHGVATKEKWDELFRIVNENFDSVVFVLDELDMLVGRRDKQEPAFSRLLYQLSRAGANDELTAYLSVVAISNDTKMMESVGSRALSSFTPEDVHFDDYDANQLQAILRRRRDAFHEDVLDDDVIPLAAAFAAQTHGDARKAIDLMRVAGELAERQGDERVRERHVRAAQDKVEKNRVLEVVRGISQQKKLCLYATAAVADQTDDGTARSTTGYKVYQFLTDSIDADQYHQETYVNKMKEMTTYSLVDFERRSHGPSSGMFLEFQFGERPATILETLREDSRIEVAASDEVQSVVTAQLRNET, encoded by the coding sequence ATGCTGTTGGAGTTCGACGAACAGGAGGGACTGATCCGGGACCGCTCGCTCATCGATCCGAACCACGTCGTCGAGGAGGATCGGATCGTCGGCCGCGACAAACAGCTTCAGGAGGTCACGAAGATGCTCCGCGTCGCGCTGGGAGACAACCGGCCGCCGAATCTGTTCCTGTACGGGCCGTCTGGGACGGGCAAGTCACTCATCACGAAGGCGGTGTGTAAGAACATCAGCCGGATCTGCGAGTCGAGGGACATCCGCTTTGGAACGGTCGAGGTCAACTGCCAGGATATCGACACCCTGGGTGTCGGCGTCTACGAACTCGCCTGCCGTGCAGCGGACGAAGCAAACGTCGAGGTCGAAGTCCCGAAACACGGCGTCGCGACCAAGGAGAAGTGGGACGAGCTGTTCCGGATCGTCAACGAGAACTTCGACTCGGTCGTCTTCGTCCTCGACGAACTCGACATGCTCGTCGGCCGGCGGGACAAGCAGGAACCGGCGTTCTCGCGGCTCCTGTACCAGCTGTCACGGGCGGGAGCAAACGACGAGCTGACGGCGTATCTCTCTGTCGTCGCGATCTCGAACGACACGAAGATGATGGAGTCGGTCGGCAGTCGCGCGCTGAGTTCCTTCACGCCGGAGGATGTCCACTTCGACGACTACGACGCCAACCAGCTCCAGGCGATCCTCCGTCGACGCCGCGACGCGTTTCACGAGGATGTCCTCGACGACGACGTGATCCCGCTGGCGGCAGCGTTCGCCGCACAGACCCACGGCGACGCCCGGAAAGCGATCGATCTGATGCGTGTCGCGGGCGAACTCGCGGAACGCCAGGGCGACGAGCGCGTGCGCGAACGACACGTTAGGGCGGCCCAGGACAAAGTCGAGAAGAACCGCGTTCTGGAGGTCGTCAGGGGGATCAGCCAACAGAAGAAGCTCTGTCTCTACGCGACGGCCGCCGTCGCCGACCAGACCGACGACGGCACGGCTCGCAGCACGACCGGCTACAAGGTGTATCAGTTCCTCACCGACTCGATCGACGCCGACCAGTACCACCAGGAGACGTACGTCAACAAGATGAAAGAGATGACGACGTACTCGCTGGTCGACTTCGAGCGACGCAGCCACGGGCCGAGTTCGGGGATGTTTCTGGAGTTCCAGTTCGGCGAGCGGCCGGCGACGATCCTGGAGACGCTGCGCGAGGACTCCCGGATCGAGGTCGCCGCGTCGGACGAAGTACAGAGCGTCGTCACCGCACAGCTCCGCAACGAGACCTGA
- a CDS encoding antibiotic ABC transporter permease, which translates to MTEIYDTSTTEAVDPLFDLLERSLAYAREREYLGWDYCDGMSSRVWRSVPVQTKWSNLAFQEVIKRGPPFLRRLFLVEPRRNYKGAALFAMANQNAHELRQIRGPTRNTDIDYLGETRDLLDWLVESNDSGNSGFGLGHPHAVQDLQGYASPNTPDSVVTSYAVKALLRGATLDPAYARVAASSAELVENELDYTELDDGTARITYSQNHPGTYYTLNAGALGARLLVDLYAYFGDDRHRRRARKLLDHIVDRQEPIGGWKYRDPPDASHLSMDTHHNGFILESLQYYRTVTADGRYDEAIDDAMTFHRETLFTADGAPNFDENDAYPRDIHAAAQGILVFSYAGEFTFARRIIEWTLENLFDGEERFYFRKTRYRTRRITLMRWCQAWMAYAISEYLVERTGVRETQAP; encoded by the coding sequence GTGACTGAGATATACGATACATCCACGACGGAAGCTGTCGACCCGCTCTTTGACCTCCTCGAACGGTCGCTTGCGTACGCTCGCGAGCGGGAGTATCTGGGATGGGATTACTGCGACGGGATGAGCAGCCGCGTCTGGCGTTCGGTCCCCGTCCAGACCAAGTGGAGCAACCTCGCCTTCCAGGAGGTCATCAAGCGCGGCCCGCCGTTTCTTCGTCGGTTGTTTCTCGTCGAGCCACGCCGAAACTACAAGGGAGCGGCGCTGTTCGCGATGGCGAATCAGAACGCCCACGAACTGCGACAAATACGCGGGCCCACGAGGAACACGGACATCGACTACCTCGGCGAGACACGAGACCTCCTCGACTGGCTCGTCGAGAGCAACGACTCTGGAAACAGCGGGTTCGGTCTCGGACATCCCCACGCCGTGCAGGACCTCCAGGGGTACGCCAGCCCGAACACGCCCGACTCCGTGGTCACCTCCTACGCGGTGAAGGCGCTCCTCCGTGGCGCGACCCTCGATCCCGCGTACGCCCGTGTAGCCGCCAGTTCCGCCGAACTCGTCGAGAACGAACTCGACTACACGGAACTCGACGACGGAACCGCGCGGATCACGTACAGCCAGAACCACCCAGGAACGTACTACACACTCAACGCGGGCGCCCTCGGTGCGCGGTTGCTCGTGGATCTGTACGCGTACTTCGGGGACGACCGACATCGGCGGCGCGCCCGGAAACTCCTCGATCACATCGTCGATCGACAAGAGCCTATCGGCGGCTGGAAGTATCGCGACCCACCGGACGCCTCCCACCTCTCGATGGACACCCACCACAACGGGTTCATCCTCGAATCGCTCCAGTACTACCGCACCGTGACGGCGGACGGCCGCTACGACGAGGCGATCGACGACGCGATGACCTTCCATCGCGAAACGCTGTTCACCGCCGACGGCGCGCCCAACTTCGACGAGAACGACGCCTACCCGCGGGATATCCACGCCGCTGCACAGGGGATCCTCGTGTTCAGCTACGCCGGGGAGTTCACGTTCGCGAGACGGATCATCGAGTGGACGCTGGAGAACCTCTTCGACGGCGAGGAGCGGTTCTACTTCCGCAAGACGAGATATCGGACGCGACGGATCACGCTCATGCGCTGGTGTCAGGCGTGGATGGCCTACGCCATCTCAGAGTATCTGGTCGAACGAACCGGTGTCCGCGAGACGCAGGCCCCGTAG
- a CDS encoding WD40/YVTN/BNR-like repeat-containing protein, with product MKLGGFHDGTLSVSQNRAVLTETTAGLTRVGELPVPAGGRAGLSYRLTTGRAKSLLGRYVGRVASVNVWPVSATTLVASADRWLFVSRDGGRTWTTSLTLPQSSGPMGVLPSAFCAANGAWYVGEYPLDTDATPRVRRSTDAGRSWSTVCSLPSVRHVHSVQTDPYTGAVWLTTGDSGDGCAIGRLRDGTVERLGSGDQRWRAVELAFTPSAVFWGMDSVYEAEKPIFRVDRSAFGGRPEPKRVHDLDSSVYYATTLETGDAHWIVFSTAMEPGSDSTAPQGAQTSYSERARVVAASSATDYSEWIELAAFQKRPVPADTVDLGGVVPSANAYVFLASDPDRGLVLNPYNTAQFDGALLRVTPSMLDRASPTEPTDFTVQYR from the coding sequence ATGAAACTCGGCGGATTCCACGACGGGACGCTGTCGGTCAGCCAGAACCGGGCCGTCCTCACCGAGACGACAGCGGGACTCACGCGAGTCGGGGAGCTCCCGGTCCCCGCCGGTGGTCGCGCCGGGCTCTCGTACAGGCTCACGACCGGCCGGGCGAAGTCCCTCCTCGGCCGGTACGTCGGGCGAGTCGCGTCGGTCAACGTCTGGCCCGTCTCCGCGACGACACTGGTCGCGTCGGCCGATCGCTGGCTGTTCGTCTCGCGGGACGGCGGTCGCACCTGGACGACGAGTCTCACGCTGCCGCAGTCTTCGGGCCCGATGGGCGTGCTCCCGAGCGCGTTCTGTGCGGCTAACGGGGCGTGGTACGTCGGTGAGTACCCGCTCGACACGGACGCCACTCCCCGCGTCAGGCGGTCGACCGACGCCGGACGATCCTGGTCGACGGTCTGTTCGCTCCCGTCCGTCCGACACGTCCATAGTGTCCAGACAGATCCCTACACCGGGGCCGTCTGGCTCACGACGGGCGACAGCGGCGACGGATGCGCGATCGGGCGCCTCCGTGACGGCACCGTCGAGCGGCTCGGCAGCGGGGACCAGCGCTGGCGTGCCGTCGAGCTAGCGTTTACGCCTTCGGCCGTGTTCTGGGGCATGGACAGCGTCTACGAGGCCGAGAAACCGATCTTCAGGGTCGACCGCTCGGCGTTCGGCGGGAGGCCCGAACCCAAGCGCGTCCACGATTTGGATAGCTCCGTCTACTACGCGACGACACTGGAGACGGGCGATGCCCACTGGATCGTCTTCTCGACCGCGATGGAGCCGGGCAGCGACAGCACCGCTCCGCAGGGAGCGCAAACGTCCTACTCGGAGCGAGCCCGCGTCGTGGCGGCGAGTTCGGCCACCGACTACTCGGAGTGGATCGAACTCGCGGCGTTCCAGAAGCGGCCCGTCCCGGCTGACACGGTCGATCTGGGCGGTGTCGTCCCGTCGGCGAACGCCTACGTCTTCCTCGCCAGCGACCCCGACCGCGGGCTCGTCCTCAACCCGTACAACACGGCACAGTTCGACGGCGCGCTCCTCCGAGTCACGCCCTCGATGCTCGATCGAGCGAGCCCCACGGAACCGACCGATTTCACCGTCCAGTACCGGTAG
- a CDS encoding sulfatase, producing MSPVFDRGAMTDRPDVLFLVVDSVRKDRTSTYGHDRETTPNLDALADVATRYDSAYVPAPWTLPSHCSMFTGLAPSEHGVTGGFADSTSRLPEATPTLTERLSEAGYRTAGFSNNPWVGSLSGLDRGFEEFVEWDLELTSRGGLGVHRRRDRMLSAAHRLLAQAARQPVFLLKRRFFTDRLVDRAERWFARTAPLSAPTFTFLNLMEAHSPYFPPRSAFRALDLDPPSVVEPRLLNTKLLAYVLGRRDLAPAERRRVMEYYDASLRYQDRRVEELLAALRHQGRFDETLIVVCADHGKTLGEYDRDGTPPHYTRQLNVTVPLLVKAPGQSSSERVEAPVELADVFDLLVGAGTEADGDGLRPDPSGTALVEDFLPHTGGEEPADRERWRVLADGVHKYVTDGDREFLFDVRADRDEQLKDPGPDRLESFRTALRDRVADLDTAAAGESRSIGKSTQSQLQDLGYM from the coding sequence ATGTCCCCCGTCTTCGACCGCGGAGCCATGACCGACCGGCCGGACGTTCTGTTCCTCGTCGTCGACTCGGTCCGCAAGGACCGGACCTCGACGTACGGACACGACCGCGAGACGACACCGAACCTCGACGCCCTCGCCGACGTGGCGACCCGGTACGACAGCGCGTACGTGCCGGCCCCCTGGACGCTTCCCTCGCACTGCTCGATGTTCACCGGGCTGGCGCCGTCCGAACACGGCGTGACCGGCGGGTTCGCGGACTCGACCAGTCGGCTCCCGGAGGCGACCCCGACCCTCACCGAACGGCTGTCCGAGGCCGGCTACCGGACGGCGGGCTTCTCGAACAACCCATGGGTCGGCTCGCTGTCGGGGCTCGACCGCGGGTTCGAGGAGTTCGTCGAGTGGGACCTGGAACTCACGAGCCGTGGCGGACTCGGAGTCCACAGGCGCCGCGACCGGATGCTGTCGGCGGCCCACAGGCTGCTGGCACAGGCCGCACGACAGCCAGTCTTCCTCCTGAAACGCCGGTTTTTCACCGACCGGCTCGTCGACCGCGCCGAGCGGTGGTTCGCACGGACCGCACCGCTCTCGGCGCCGACGTTTACTTTCCTGAACCTCATGGAGGCCCACAGCCCGTACTTCCCGCCCCGGTCGGCGTTTCGGGCGCTCGACCTCGATCCGCCCTCGGTCGTCGAGCCGCGGCTGTTGAACACGAAGCTCCTGGCGTACGTCCTCGGGAGGCGCGACCTCGCGCCGGCCGAGCGGCGCCGCGTCATGGAGTACTACGACGCGAGTCTCCGATACCAGGACCGCCGCGTCGAGGAGCTGCTGGCCGCACTCCGACACCAGGGCCGGTTCGACGAGACGCTGATCGTCGTCTGCGCCGATCACGGAAAGACCCTCGGCGAGTACGACCGTGACGGGACACCGCCCCACTACACGCGCCAGCTCAACGTCACCGTGCCGTTGTTGGTCAAAGCACCGGGCCAGTCCTCGTCCGAGCGGGTCGAAGCGCCGGTCGAGCTGGCGGACGTGTTCGACCTGCTCGTCGGGGCCGGGACCGAAGCGGACGGGGACGGGCTCCGGCCGGACCCGTCCGGAACCGCACTCGTCGAGGACTTCCTCCCCCACACCGGCGGCGAGGAGCCGGCCGACCGCGAGCGGTGGCGTGTCCTCGCCGACGGGGTCCACAAGTACGTCACCGACGGTGACAGGGAGTTCCTCTTCGATGTCCGGGCCGACCGCGACGAGCAGCTCAAAGACCCCGGCCCCGACCGCCTCGAATCGTTCCGGACAGCGTTGCGCGACCGCGTCGCCGACCTCGATACGGCGGCGGCGGGAGAGAGCAGGTCGATCGGCAAGAGCACTCAGTCACAGCTCCAGGATCTCGGTTACATGTGA
- a CDS encoding glycosyltransferase family 4 protein — MVQSRDLTSPFGSTQGYYLSRSLAESHTVHVVCRRRPSGRDDPGGPDGLVFHVLDTGEVPVVSGALFILLSTAYAAVLALLTGFDAVYSYKSELPQGWLASRLGRGRFVVSLQAVPVRQADDLTAESGTDESIGARIAAAVRRGYGAVTGWLLADADAVVCLTEGIKRITERQYGIDLSDAAVVPMGVDTDRFSMEAPARAERDPDAPWRLLYVGTVHLTRGLDSVFEVVAESAFDLELHVVGSGPESHVRALRSRVRELGIEDRVVWHGFVAHEEVPGLLTETDVALSPLSDIESYRISFPAKLLEYLAAGCLVVATDIDPHRRLIEDGENGYLHAPGSEGLQEGLSRCLADADRHAAVRQAARATALQYDWDAVTAEHERVLWPADGGSTERRQPRRVSTSE; from the coding sequence ATGGTACAGTCGCGGGATCTGACATCGCCGTTCGGATCGACACAGGGGTACTACCTGTCTCGGTCGCTCGCGGAGTCACACACCGTCCACGTGGTGTGTCGGCGGCGCCCGAGCGGCCGCGACGACCCCGGCGGCCCCGACGGACTCGTCTTTCACGTGCTCGACACCGGAGAGGTGCCGGTCGTCTCGGGAGCCCTGTTTATCCTCCTATCGACCGCCTACGCCGCCGTCCTAGCGCTTCTCACAGGCTTCGACGCGGTGTACAGCTACAAGAGCGAACTGCCACAGGGGTGGCTCGCGTCCCGTCTCGGTCGGGGACGGTTCGTCGTCTCGCTCCAGGCCGTTCCCGTCCGCCAGGCGGACGACCTGACGGCCGAGTCAGGGACCGACGAGTCGATCGGAGCGAGGATCGCGGCGGCGGTGCGCCGGGGCTACGGAGCGGTCACCGGGTGGCTCCTGGCCGACGCCGACGCCGTAGTCTGTCTGACCGAAGGGATCAAGCGGATCACCGAACGGCAGTACGGGATCGATCTCTCGGACGCAGCGGTCGTCCCGATGGGGGTCGACACCGACCGGTTCTCGATGGAAGCGCCGGCCCGTGCCGAGCGGGACCCGGACGCGCCGTGGCGACTGCTCTACGTCGGGACGGTCCACCTGACCCGCGGGCTCGACAGCGTGTTCGAAGTCGTCGCCGAATCGGCGTTCGACCTGGAGCTACACGTCGTCGGGAGCGGCCCCGAGAGCCACGTGCGTGCCCTGCGCTCACGAGTGCGCGAACTCGGGATCGAGGACCGGGTCGTCTGGCACGGGTTCGTCGCCCACGAGGAGGTCCCCGGGCTACTCACGGAGACCGATGTCGCGCTGTCGCCGCTCTCGGACATCGAGTCCTACCGGATCAGCTTCCCGGCGAAACTGCTCGAATATCTGGCGGCCGGCTGTCTCGTCGTCGCGACGGATATCGACCCACATCGGCGGCTGATCGAGGACGGTGAGAACGGCTACCTTCACGCTCCGGGGAGCGAGGGGCTCCAGGAAGGGCTCTCGCGGTGTCTCGCCGACGCCGACCGCCACGCTGCGGTCAGACAGGCGGCCCGAGCGACGGCGCTCCAGTACGACTGGGACGCGGTCACTGCCGAGCACGAACGCGTGCTGTGGCCGGCCGACGGCGGCAGCACCGAGCGCCGACAGCCCCGGCGGGTGTCGACTAGCGAGTGA
- a CDS encoding GNAT family N-acetyltransferase: MNIERISLSDWAAELPETGHQVFHRPELLELLAEHSGTDELTLYAGWKGDHLVGLLPVFINRNPLGIRTISSPPPGMHVPYLGVVLQPTSPKVRKCERVNTRFTRGVLDDLEIDSRTLVFLVNGPEYTDPRPYEWEDLSVDTSFTYRLQIDGRSAEEIMQRFSKSRRREIRKGNDLDVIVEQGNRADTRRVFEQTKARFAEQDEYYGLTWPFVRGVVEAIDDKSRTYVARRPDGEFLSGIVVLYSGDTASFWLGGVRAEYQHISINSLLHWAIIRDIADDPELSGITNYDMVGAGEYRLSKFKSKFGPELRPYYVVNSGGVQMWASESAYSVLKNVRTWFQSTPTVDRSD; this comes from the coding sequence ATGAACATCGAACGCATCTCGCTCTCGGACTGGGCGGCGGAGCTGCCCGAGACGGGTCATCAGGTGTTTCACCGTCCCGAACTGCTCGAACTGCTGGCCGAACACAGCGGCACCGACGAACTCACACTCTACGCCGGCTGGAAGGGCGATCATCTGGTCGGGCTGCTTCCGGTGTTTATCAACCGCAACCCGCTCGGTATCCGGACCATCTCGTCACCGCCACCCGGGATGCACGTCCCGTACCTGGGTGTGGTCTTGCAGCCGACGAGCCCCAAAGTGCGGAAGTGCGAACGCGTCAACACGCGGTTTACCCGGGGTGTCCTCGACGATCTGGAGATCGACAGCCGAACCCTCGTCTTCCTCGTCAACGGCCCGGAGTACACTGACCCGCGGCCCTACGAGTGGGAAGACCTCTCGGTCGACACGTCGTTCACCTATCGCCTCCAGATCGACGGGCGGTCCGCCGAGGAGATCATGCAACGGTTCTCGAAGTCCCGTCGCCGTGAGATCCGGAAGGGGAACGACCTCGACGTGATCGTCGAGCAGGGCAACAGGGCCGACACCCGGCGTGTGTTCGAACAGACCAAAGCCCGCTTCGCCGAACAGGACGAGTACTACGGGCTCACCTGGCCGTTCGTTCGCGGCGTGGTCGAAGCCATCGACGACAAGAGCCGGACCTACGTCGCACGGCGCCCGGACGGGGAGTTTCTCAGTGGTATCGTCGTCCTCTACTCCGGGGATACGGCTTCGTTCTGGCTCGGTGGCGTGCGCGCGGAGTACCAGCACATCTCGATCAACAGCCTGTTGCACTGGGCGATCATCCGGGACATCGCCGACGACCCCGAGCTGTCGGGGATCACGAACTACGACATGGTGGGTGCCGGGGAGTATCGGCTCTCGAAGTTCAAGTCCAAGTTCGGCCCCGAACTGCGTCCCTACTACGTCGTCAACTCCGGTGGCGTACAGATGTGGGCCTCCGAGTCGGCCTACAGCGTCCTCAAGAACGTCCGGACGTGGTTCCAGTCGACGCCGACGGTGGATCGAAGCGACTGA
- a CDS encoding glycosyltransferase family 4 protein translates to MRREPSTGQAESDDRADDRPVELLVVGTFGGGGIHQYIDEQVDRFSDGIAVSTFDMIAAPTGSGPGWFLTSTLRSLSAALRFPFRSRPDLVHVHASHRFSFYRAAFYVLFAAYVWQCPVVLHIHGSSFDEFARTSDQGVRLLQDLVFDAADRIVVLSEYWREVLSRRTDPEKLRVYPNAVDPDEYTPAYEADRPRIVFVSNLYERKGVATLVEALDALADDDPQFRAEIAGKGPLVDQVEALAQRHDAVRYHGYVSEQRKRELLEQGTIYVLPTHAEGLPIAMLEAMAGGNAIVSTTVGSIPEVIGDENGRLVEPGDTAALTEALSELIEAPEAVAEMGRRNRTLVETEYDWDSIQTRLERLYVEELLD, encoded by the coding sequence ATGCGTCGCGAGCCGAGCACCGGACAGGCTGAGTCGGACGACAGGGCGGACGACCGCCCCGTCGAGTTGCTCGTCGTCGGCACGTTCGGCGGCGGCGGGATCCATCAGTACATCGACGAACAGGTCGACCGCTTCTCGGACGGGATCGCCGTCTCGACGTTCGACATGATCGCCGCGCCGACGGGGAGCGGTCCGGGTTGGTTTCTCACGTCGACGCTGCGTTCGCTCTCGGCGGCCCTTCGGTTCCCGTTCCGATCGCGACCCGACCTGGTCCACGTCCACGCGTCACACCGTTTCTCCTTCTACCGGGCCGCGTTCTACGTCCTGTTTGCCGCGTACGTGTGGCAGTGTCCGGTCGTCCTCCACATCCACGGCTCGTCGTTCGACGAGTTCGCACGGACCTCCGACCAAGGGGTCAGGCTGCTCCAGGACCTCGTCTTCGACGCCGCTGACAGGATCGTCGTCCTCTCGGAGTACTGGCGGGAGGTGTTGTCCCGCCGGACCGACCCCGAGAAACTCCGCGTGTATCCAAACGCCGTCGATCCCGACGAGTACACACCCGCCTACGAGGCCGACCGACCGCGGATCGTCTTCGTGTCGAACCTCTACGAACGCAAAGGCGTCGCGACGCTCGTCGAGGCGCTTGATGCCCTCGCCGACGACGACCCGCAGTTCCGGGCGGAGATCGCCGGCAAGGGACCGCTGGTCGACCAGGTCGAGGCCCTGGCCCAGCGCCACGACGCCGTCCGGTACCACGGCTACGTCTCCGAGCAGCGCAAGCGCGAACTGCTGGAGCAGGGAACGATCTACGTCCTCCCGACACACGCCGAAGGGTTACCGATCGCGATGCTGGAAGCGATGGCCGGCGGGAACGCGATCGTCTCCACGACGGTCGGTTCGATCCCGGAAGTGATCGGCGACGAGAACGGCCGACTCGTCGAACCCGGCGACACGGCCGCCCTGACCGAAGCTCTCTCGGAACTGATCGAGGCACCCGAAGCCGTCGCCGAGATGGGGCGGCGCAACCGAACGCTCGTGGAAACGGAGTACGACTGGGATAGCATCCAGACTCGACTGGAGCGACTCTACGTCGAGGAACTCCTCGACTGA